One part of the Bacteroidota bacterium genome encodes these proteins:
- a CDS encoding MATE family efflux transporter encodes MKKQTNFTNTSSLASPFREGAWRSHFRKTILLAWPVCLSNVGHVMVGVVDIAMVGGIKEDVFGYSGTTAQAAVSLANGFYFLVLVFGFGVSYGVTPLAAEADSSGNINENKHLLSHALIVNVVTNGILFLFLLAMSPVLRVLHQPQDVVALAIPFLNVMMLGMIPLAVFTAFKQFAEGLSFTRFAMFITIGTNLLNVLFNWILIYGKFGFTAMGVQGSCWASFFARMLMALAMFLYLYYSKHFRKYREAFAFKDLSLQRMKKIFSIGATSGLQWVFEVSAFAIALVMIGWIGKKEQAAHQIALQLAAMTYLIASGISSAASVRVGNQLGMKNISTLREVAFSAFAMVIISQAFFAILFIAFRFLLPSIFNHEPDVQAIVSSLLLIAALFQVSDGIQIVGLGVLRVVKDITLPTWITFICYWLIGLPCCYLLAFTFGFGVQGIWYGLTIALTLAAIFLFLRFNYVTRRLQF; translated from the coding sequence ATGAAAAAACAAACCAACTTTACTAACACTTCTTCCTTGGCTTCCCCCTTTAGGGAAGGGGCATGGCGTTCTCATTTTCGCAAAACCATTCTTCTTGCCTGGCCGGTGTGTCTGAGCAATGTAGGTCATGTAATGGTGGGTGTGGTGGATATTGCCATGGTAGGCGGAATAAAGGAAGATGTTTTCGGATATAGCGGAACCACTGCGCAGGCAGCCGTATCGCTCGCCAATGGATTTTATTTTCTTGTCCTTGTTTTCGGGTTTGGTGTTTCGTACGGAGTAACGCCTCTGGCGGCTGAGGCAGACAGTTCCGGAAATATTAATGAGAACAAGCATCTGCTCAGTCATGCGCTTATTGTAAATGTGGTCACTAATGGAATATTGTTTCTCTTTCTTCTTGCCATGTCTCCAGTGCTTCGCGTTCTTCACCAGCCGCAGGATGTGGTGGCTCTTGCCATTCCGTTTCTGAATGTGATGATGCTTGGAATGATTCCGCTGGCAGTGTTCACAGCGTTCAAGCAATTTGCAGAAGGACTTTCCTTCACGCGCTTTGCCATGTTCATCACCATCGGCACCAATCTTCTGAATGTTCTGTTCAACTGGATTCTCATCTACGGAAAATTTGGTTTCACGGCAATGGGTGTTCAAGGTTCGTGCTGGGCGAGTTTTTTTGCACGGATGCTCATGGCGCTTGCCATGTTTTTGTATTTGTATTACAGCAAGCATTTCAGAAAATACCGCGAAGCATTTGCCTTCAAAGACCTTTCTCTTCAGCGCATGAAAAAGATTTTCAGCATTGGCGCCACCTCCGGTTTACAATGGGTTTTTGAAGTGAGCGCCTTTGCCATTGCACTGGTGATGATCGGGTGGATTGGAAAAAAAGAACAGGCAGCGCATCAGATTGCTTTGCAGCTGGCTGCCATGACCTATCTGATTGCAAGCGGCATCAGTTCAGCAGCAAGCGTGCGCGTGGGCAATCAGCTCGGCATGAAAAACATTTCCACGCTGCGCGAAGTGGCATTCAGCGCGTTTGCCATGGTGATTATCTCTCAGGCATTTTTTGCAATACTGTTTATTGCATTTCGCTTTCTCCTTCCTTCAATTTTCAACCATGAACCCGATGTGCAGGCAATTGTTTCTTCCTTATTATTAATAGCCGCCCTCTTTCAGGTTTCTGACGGCATTCAGATTGTCGGGCTGGGTGTTCTCCGCGTAGTAAAAGACATAACGCTTCCTACCTGGATCACGTTTATCTGCTACTGGCTCATCGGGCTGCCCTGTTGTTACTTGCTTGCTTTCACTTTTGGTTTTGGAGTGCAGGGAATCTGGTACGGGCTCACCATTGCTCTCACGCTGGCAGCAATTTTTCTTTTCCTGAGATTTAATTATGTGACGAGGAGGCTGCAGTTCTGA
- a CDS encoding DUF4160 domain-containing protein — protein sequence MGKLLILARYVFLIYGVDINETRKHVHVTFSHRGFKRACKFWLEPKVELDENKKGNFSEVELNEIKKLVTEHKTILLEQLELFYNQKPVKAIRK from the coding sequence ATGGGAAAATTATTAATACTTGCACGATATGTCTTTCTGATTTATGGAGTTGATATTAACGAAACACGAAAGCATGTTCATGTTACATTTTCTCATAGAGGGTTTAAGCGTGCCTGCAAATTCTGGCTTGAACCAAAAGTTGAGCTTGATGAAAATAAAAAGGGAAATTTTTCGGAAGTGGAATTAAATGAGATTAAAAAATTAGTTACAGAGCATAAAACTATTTTGTTGGAACAGTTGGAACTTTTTTATAATCAAAAACCTGTAAAAGCAATAAGAAAATGA
- a CDS encoding SAM-dependent methyltransferase, with translation MRCDYFKNQNKVKGILYLIPVPIAEDDNPDLVYPLLKKTIDSLEEFIVEDLKTARRALRKIGFKGEFDKCIFHILNEHTDLKGIEKFLSSAEKGKSIGLMSEAGMPCIADPGSDIVRLAHQKNIKVIPLYGQSSIFLALAASGLNGQNFCFYGYLPKSQNERKKKLKELCSSPIRVGASCTHIFIETPYRNNHLLEDILSTCSPETLLCIAVNITGSSEKIITRSIADWKKSELPHLDKQPTVFLLGR, from the coding sequence ATGCGATGCGATTATTTCAAAAATCAAAACAAAGTGAAAGGAATTTTATACTTAATTCCAGTTCCAATTGCCGAGGATGATAATCCGGATTTAGTTTATCCTTTACTTAAAAAAACCATCGACTCTCTCGAGGAATTTATTGTTGAAGATTTAAAAACCGCAAGGCGCGCACTGAGAAAGATTGGATTCAAAGGCGAGTTTGATAAATGTATTTTTCATATTTTGAATGAGCATACCGATTTAAAAGGAATTGAAAAATTTCTTTCATCTGCTGAAAAAGGAAAATCAATCGGACTGATGAGCGAAGCAGGGATGCCTTGCATTGCTGACCCTGGAAGTGATATTGTAAGATTGGCTCACCAAAAAAACATAAAAGTTATTCCTCTTTACGGACAATCCTCCATTTTTCTAGCTCTTGCCGCATCTGGATTGAACGGGCAAAACTTTTGCTTTTATGGCTATCTTCCGAAATCTCAGAATGAAAGGAAGAAAAAATTAAAAGAGTTGTGTTCTTCTCCCATTAGGGTTGGAGCATCGTGCACCCACATCTTCATTGAAACTCCCTATAGAAACAACCACCTTCTTGAAGATATTCTTTCTACTTGTTCTCCTGAAACATTGCTTTGCATTGCCGTAAATATAACAGGCAGTTCAGAGAAAATAATTACCAGATCAATTGCTGATTGGAAAAAAAGTGAACTGCCACACCTTGACAAACAGCCGACTGTTTTTTTGCTGGGGAGGTAA